A window of Dehalococcoidia bacterium genomic DNA:
GCCCAAGTATTCGGTTTCTCAGGTTGTAGGTTATCTGAAAGGTAAAAGTGCCATTCAGATAGCAAGAACGTACATGGGACGGAAGAAGAATTTTACAGGTCAACATTTTTGGGCACGAGGTTACTTTGTGACTACGGTTGGTGCGGATGAGAAAACAATTCGCGATTATATCAGGCGACAGGAGACGGAAGATCGTCGTCTTGATCAATTGGATATGTTTGAAGAATAACCACCTTCAGGTGGTTCATAATCAGACCGCTTTGAGCGGTTCATAAAATCAAGCCTCCGGCTCTGCCGGAGGTCGTGACTTCTCCTGAGTAAACCCCCGGCTGTG
This region includes:
- the tnpA gene encoding IS200/IS605 family transposase; the encoded protein is MEDVKSLNHTKWECKYHVVWIPKYRKKTLYVELRKYLGSTFRDLATQKECQVIEGHLLPDHIHMLISIPPKYSVSQVVGYLKGKSAIQIARTYMGRKKNFTGQHFWARGYFVTTVGADEKTIRDYIRRQETEDRRLDQLDMFEE